A single window of Priestia filamentosa DNA harbors:
- a CDS encoding acyclic terpene utilization AtuA family protein → MLRIGSGAGFSGDRLEPALLLAQSGKLDYLVLECLAERTIALAQKRKQKNEKEGYDLLLEKRIELLLPSLHKHNVRLITNMGAANPIEAAKKVVEIAKRLNIPVKVAAVTGDDVFHSIDLTTPSLETNEPLYSYQKIVSANAYIGIEGIISALEKEADIIVTGRAADPSLFLAPIVHHYGWSLTDYNKLGQGTVIGHLLECGGQVSGGYFADPVKKPVQDLDTLGFPYAEIEKDGRAIIRKLEGTGGEINLATVKEQLLYEVLNPYEYITPDVRADFTSVHLEQVEKDAVLVYGGRGSEKPENLKVSVGYHAGFIGEGEISYGGEHALKRAELAGEVIGRRLNDCFSDFQIDYIGCSSLHHSSFNHRNQPYEVRMRVAGRTDTLERARLIGEEVEALYTNGPAGGGGARKYAYDVIGIVSSFIPRDKVKLSITVEEHITHEKTI, encoded by the coding sequence ATGTTAAGAATCGGATCTGGAGCGGGGTTTTCAGGAGATCGGTTAGAACCTGCGCTTTTATTAGCACAAAGTGGGAAGTTAGACTATCTTGTTTTAGAATGTTTAGCAGAACGCACAATTGCTCTTGCTCAAAAGCGGAAGCAAAAAAATGAAAAAGAAGGGTATGATCTTCTTTTAGAAAAAAGAATAGAGCTTCTTTTACCTTCACTTCATAAACATAATGTTCGTCTTATTACAAATATGGGCGCTGCAAATCCCATTGAAGCTGCAAAGAAAGTAGTCGAGATTGCCAAAAGACTTAATATTCCTGTGAAAGTAGCAGCTGTAACTGGTGATGATGTTTTTCACAGCATTGATTTGACAACACCTTCTTTAGAAACAAATGAGCCGTTGTACTCGTATCAAAAAATTGTATCTGCTAATGCATACATTGGTATAGAGGGAATTATCTCTGCTTTAGAGAAGGAGGCGGACATTATTGTCACAGGTAGAGCTGCTGATCCTTCCCTTTTTTTAGCTCCTATTGTGCATCACTATGGTTGGTCATTGACAGATTACAATAAGCTTGGGCAAGGAACAGTTATTGGTCACTTGCTTGAGTGTGGGGGGCAAGTTTCAGGAGGATATTTTGCAGATCCTGTTAAAAAGCCAGTACAGGACCTTGATACATTAGGATTTCCGTATGCGGAAATTGAAAAAGATGGAAGAGCAATTATTAGAAAGTTAGAGGGAACGGGAGGGGAAATAAATTTAGCAACAGTGAAGGAACAGCTTCTCTATGAAGTACTAAATCCATATGAATATATAACTCCTGATGTACGTGCTGATTTTACTTCTGTCCATTTAGAACAAGTAGAAAAAGATGCTGTTCTTGTCTACGGAGGGAGGGGAAGCGAGAAGCCTGAAAATTTAAAAGTAAGTGTTGGCTATCATGCCGGTTTCATTGGGGAAGGAGAAATTTCTTATGGCGGAGAGCATGCACTTAAACGAGCGGAACTTGCAGGAGAAGTTATAGGAAGACGTCTAAATGATTGTTTTTCAGATTTTCAAATCGATTATATCGGCTGTTCTTCGCTGCACCACTCATCATTTAATCATAGAAACCAACCATATGAAGTTAGGATGCGAGTTGCAGGAAGGACAGATACGTTAGAGAGGGCAAGGTTAATAGGAGAAGAAGTTGAAGCTCTTTATACGAACGGACCTGCTGGAGGTGGAGGAGCTAGAAAATATGCTTATGATGTTATTGGGATTGTGTCATCTTTTATACCTCGAGATAAAGTAAAGCTAAGTATAACAGTAGAGGAGCATATAACACATGAAAAAACTATATGA
- a CDS encoding CitMHS family transporter, translating to MIALLGLLTIGTFLFLIMTKRVSVLVSLVLVPILFGLIGGFGRDLGNMMLDGLIQVAPTGIMIVFAILYFGLMLDAGLFDPMIAKIVAVVKGDPLKIVVGTALLTLVVHLDGDGAATFMITISALLPIYKKLNMNPLILSGVVGLAAGVMNMTPWGGPTARAMATLDAQSSDIFNPIIPAMLGGIVWVLFIAYILGRKEQRRLGILKIDEDYKMLSEQAAAVDESAKRPNLFWFNVLLTLTLLVSLICELLPMPVLFLVAFVIALFINYPHPKDQQERLTNHASNIIVVCTMIFAAGIFTGVLTGTKMIEEMSISLVSIIPDSLGGYLPVLVAITSMPLSLVFTPDAYYFGVLPILSETAASFGVNPHEIGRAAILGQMTTGFPLSPLTASTFILIGLTGVSLVDHQKFIFKWAFGTTLVMTVLALLTGAISI from the coding sequence ATGATCGCATTGTTAGGTTTATTAACAATCGGAACTTTTCTTTTTCTCATTATGACAAAACGGGTTTCTGTTTTAGTTTCTTTAGTACTTGTGCCAATTTTGTTTGGCTTAATTGGAGGATTTGGCCGTGACTTAGGAAATATGATGTTAGACGGACTTATCCAAGTCGCCCCAACGGGAATTATGATTGTTTTCGCTATTTTATACTTCGGCTTAATGCTTGATGCAGGGCTGTTTGATCCAATGATTGCAAAAATAGTGGCTGTCGTAAAAGGTGATCCCTTAAAGATTGTAGTAGGCACAGCTTTACTGACACTAGTTGTCCATCTAGACGGAGACGGAGCAGCAACATTCATGATTACAATTTCAGCGCTTTTACCAATCTATAAAAAATTGAACATGAATCCTCTTATTCTTTCAGGAGTTGTAGGCTTAGCTGCAGGAGTTATGAACATGACGCCATGGGGAGGGCCAACGGCAAGGGCAATGGCAACACTTGATGCCCAGTCTTCAGATATCTTTAATCCTATTATTCCGGCAATGCTTGGGGGAATTGTCTGGGTTCTATTTATCGCATATATATTAGGGAGAAAGGAACAGAGAAGGCTTGGGATTTTAAAAATCGATGAAGATTACAAAATGCTGTCAGAACAAGCAGCAGCTGTTGATGAAAGTGCAAAACGTCCTAATCTGTTTTGGTTCAACGTTTTATTAACTTTAACTTTGCTAGTTTCTCTTATTTGTGAACTGCTTCCAATGCCTGTTTTATTTCTTGTAGCCTTTGTTATAGCTTTGTTTATTAATTATCCTCATCCAAAAGACCAGCAAGAAAGGCTTACGAATCATGCAAGCAATATTATTGTTGTTTGTACAATGATTTTTGCTGCAGGTATTTTCACAGGAGTTTTGACAGGAACGAAAATGATTGAAGAGATGTCTATATCACTTGTCTCTATTATTCCAGATTCACTTGGGGGATATCTTCCTGTGCTTGTTGCTATAACAAGTATGCCTCTCAGTCTAGTTTTTACTCCTGATGCGTATTATTTCGGAGTTTTACCCATTTTGAGTGAAACTGCTGCAAGCTTTGGAGTAAACCCACATGAAATTGGAAGAGCAGCTATTTTAGGACAAATGACAACAGGATTTCCGCTTAGTCCTCTAACGGCATCTACTTTCATTCTTATTGGACTAACAGGAGTAAGTCTAGTTGATCATCAGAAATTTATTTTTAAATGGGCTTTTGGTACAACGCTTGTTATGACTGTTCTCGCTCTTTTAACAGGAGCTATTTCTATTTGA
- a CDS encoding manganese catalase family protein, protein MIKRIDKLLIDLPKSVHPDANAAAAVQELLGGKFGEMSTLNNYMFQSFNFRHKKKFRPFYELIASITAEEFGHVELVSNAINLMIEGTTFPEDPDLAPMRDAKDKRNTHHFIATAQTAIPANSMGQPWTGDYVVTSGNLIFDLLHNFFLECGARTHKMRVYEMTDHPVAREMIGYLLVRGTTHAVAYAKALEVATGVDVTKLLPIPDLENKRFDSARKFEEQNVHTKLYTFSDADYKQIAKIWKGPHPSDGKPVQVVDGTPRGGTIPDLEPITEEFAPGISEEDFIKILARLKSSAGI, encoded by the coding sequence ATGATTAAACGAATAGATAAGCTGCTTATCGATTTACCCAAATCTGTACATCCAGATGCTAATGCTGCTGCTGCCGTGCAGGAGCTTCTAGGCGGAAAATTTGGCGAGATGTCAACGCTTAATAACTATATGTTTCAATCTTTTAACTTTCGTCATAAAAAGAAGTTCCGTCCTTTTTATGAACTGATTGCAAGTATCACAGCAGAAGAGTTCGGGCATGTGGAGCTTGTCTCAAATGCGATTAATTTAATGATTGAAGGAACAACATTTCCAGAAGATCCAGACCTTGCTCCAATGAGGGATGCGAAGGATAAACGAAACACGCATCATTTTATTGCAACAGCTCAAACAGCAATTCCTGCTAATTCAATGGGTCAGCCGTGGACAGGAGATTATGTTGTAACAAGTGGGAATTTGATCTTTGATCTTTTGCACAACTTTTTTCTTGAGTGTGGAGCACGCACGCATAAAATGCGCGTATATGAAATGACAGATCATCCTGTTGCGCGGGAAATGATTGGATATCTGCTTGTACGAGGTACAACACATGCGGTTGCTTATGCAAAAGCACTTGAAGTTGCAACAGGTGTTGATGTAACAAAGTTGCTTCCAATTCCAGACCTCGAAAATAAGCGTTTTGATAGCGCTCGGAAATTTGAAGAGCAAAATGTTCATACGAAACTATATACATTTAGCGATGCGGATTATAAACAAATAGCGAAAATTTGGAAAGGACCTCATCCATCAGATGGAAAGCCTGTTCAAGTTGTAGATGGAACGCCAAGAGGAGGAACAATTCCGGACTTAGAACCCATTACAGAAGAGTTTGCACCAGGTATTTCAGAGGAAGACTTTATAAAAATATTAGCTCGTTTAAAAAGCTCTGCTGGCATATAA
- a CDS encoding sigma-54 interaction domain-containing protein, with protein sequence MGEEISMRHSAEWWKAVAHCIHDGILVIDKHEIVRMINPEYTKITGVTQDIIGKPLSAYRRGAKLPQTLKDRKIRAGVYRKTADREYMVDMAPIILDGEVVGAVSVCKSLTEVDKLSQELKRQREKVETLKSRMNRAYEAKYTFEDIMGKSDKVKKAISIAEKASASSFPVLITGESGTGKELFAQSIHNKSERSGRAFVPVNCAAIPSSLLESELFGYGEGAFTNAKKNGKPGLFEVAHEGTLFLDEIGDMPSSLQAKLLRVLQEKKLRRVGETKEREIDVRIIAATHHNIEQLVHKNHFREDLFYRLNVIRIEVPPLRERKEDISILIESQTSEFTSYIFEEEAVRVLRSYEWPGNIRELKNTVDYAICMADNEQITVENLPSFIVKKGEKNKEESETLQEMIRRREKEYIQKALSTCGYNIEGKKKAAELLGISLATLYNKLKKLNM encoded by the coding sequence ATGGGGGAAGAGATTTCTATGCGACATAGTGCAGAATGGTGGAAAGCCGTTGCTCACTGTATTCATGATGGGATTCTTGTTATTGATAAGCATGAAATTGTAAGAATGATTAATCCAGAATACACGAAGATTACAGGAGTGACACAAGATATTATTGGAAAACCGCTCAGTGCATACAGACGTGGTGCTAAGCTTCCACAAACATTAAAGGATAGGAAAATAAGAGCAGGAGTGTATAGAAAAACCGCAGACCGAGAATATATGGTGGATATGGCCCCTATTATATTAGATGGGGAAGTTGTGGGAGCTGTTTCAGTTTGTAAGAGCTTAACAGAAGTAGACAAGCTTTCTCAGGAATTAAAAAGGCAAAGAGAAAAGGTTGAAACATTAAAAAGCCGGATGAATAGAGCTTATGAAGCAAAGTATACGTTTGAAGATATTATGGGTAAGAGTGATAAGGTGAAAAAAGCCATCTCGATTGCTGAAAAGGCTTCAGCCTCATCTTTTCCTGTTCTTATAACAGGGGAGAGTGGAACAGGAAAAGAGCTATTTGCTCAAAGTATTCATAATAAAAGTGAGCGAAGTGGACGGGCATTTGTTCCTGTAAATTGTGCAGCCATTCCATCTTCATTGCTAGAAAGCGAGCTTTTCGGATACGGAGAAGGAGCATTCACAAATGCGAAAAAAAATGGAAAGCCGGGACTTTTTGAGGTAGCGCATGAAGGCACACTATTTCTAGATGAAATAGGTGATATGCCCTCAAGTCTGCAGGCTAAACTTCTTCGTGTTTTACAAGAGAAAAAGCTGCGAAGAGTAGGAGAAACAAAAGAGCGAGAAATCGACGTGAGAATTATTGCTGCGACACATCATAATATCGAACAGCTTGTGCATAAAAACCATTTTAGAGAAGATTTATTTTATCGATTAAACGTTATTCGCATTGAAGTTCCTCCTTTACGAGAGAGAAAAGAAGATATTTCTATACTTATTGAATCTCAAACTTCTGAATTTACTTCGTACATTTTTGAGGAGGAAGCTGTGCGCGTTTTAAGAAGTTATGAGTGGCCAGGAAATATTAGAGAGTTAAAAAATACTGTAGATTATGCTATCTGTATGGCAGATAACGAACAAATTACAGTAGAAAACTTACCCTCATTTATTGTAAAGAAAGGAGAAAAAAACAAAGAAGAAAGTGAAACATTGCAAGAAATGATAAGAAGAAGAGAAAAAGAATATATTCAAAAAGCATTAAGTACATGTGGATATAATATTGAAGGAAAGAAAAAAGCAGCGGAGTTATTAGGTATCTCTCTTGCTACTTTGTACAACAAGTTAAAAAAGCTTAACATGTGA
- a CDS encoding YitT family protein, translating to MKTVYKDLLLIIVGSLLVAASIDFFVVPNKLGDGSSVGIALVLYYLFHIPTSVSTFVVNIVFIAISAKFLTKRTIAYTVLGAFMTSVFLSLVAFIPFKVEDMILGIVFGALLMGAGLALIFIADGSTGGTTLLAYLLNYTKGYNISKSMFYMDSLIILASVVAIGVHNTLYTFIFVYLCAKIVNIFIEGFHNKKAVTIMSAKHEEIANYVTKNCGHAATIFYGYGFYENKNKHIIYTVIKKNELLKVKRNVTKIDPQSFIVIHDVKEVVGGKFGFISSSAK from the coding sequence ATGAAAACTGTTTATAAAGATCTTTTACTCATTATAGTTGGATCTCTTCTTGTTGCAGCTTCGATTGATTTTTTTGTTGTACCGAATAAGCTTGGGGATGGAAGTTCTGTTGGAATTGCTCTTGTTCTTTATTATCTTTTTCATATCCCAACAAGCGTTAGTACTTTTGTTGTTAACATTGTGTTTATTGCTATTTCAGCTAAGTTTTTGACGAAAAGAACAATTGCTTACACTGTATTAGGAGCCTTTATGACATCTGTATTCCTGAGCCTTGTTGCTTTCATTCCATTTAAAGTAGAAGATATGATTTTAGGTATTGTATTTGGAGCTCTTTTAATGGGGGCTGGGCTTGCTCTTATTTTCATTGCAGATGGTTCTACGGGAGGAACAACACTTCTTGCCTATTTGCTGAACTATACAAAAGGCTACAATATTTCTAAAAGTATGTTTTATATGGATAGCTTAATTATCTTGGCATCTGTTGTTGCAATTGGTGTACACAATACGCTTTATACGTTCATTTTTGTGTATTTGTGCGCTAAGATTGTGAACATTTTTATCGAAGGATTTCATAATAAAAAAGCTGTGACAATTATGTCTGCAAAACACGAAGAAATTGCAAATTACGTAACAAAAAATTGTGGACATGCCGCTACTATTTTTTATGGATACGGTTTTTATGAAAATAAAAACAAGCATATTATCTATACGGTTATTAAAAAGAACGAGTTGTTAAAAGTAAAGCGAAATGTAACTAAAATAGATCCTCAGTCTTTCATTGTGATTCATGATGTAAAAGAAGTTGTAGGAGGCAAATTTGGATTTATAAGCTCTTCTGCAAAATGA
- a CDS encoding alpha/beta hydrolase domain-containing protein, translating into MKRTHFKKFFIASTAACCFFCISESTKAQRVIDGAHSVTVEQFNGENGNWLTTKNPEQLQKAGGLSGATLWGEKEDKTGFYRYYSPKEVKGKEIRGTFEDARFVIRVPRDWNGKLVVSAPGGNASEMSNDLLFSDYVLEKGYAYASTDKGTFGGDNALVSKDDSLAEWHMRFRQLTKAAQSYLSVHYKSKLIAPESEGAGKLVSLKHPIPTYAVGYSNGGYVVRYALEHDNEKTPLFDGGVDMAGVLWRANEPNLITSYTQIVQHAGVALYGEGKKKEKAIEEMYEAGLPKGTENYWFYSDQHKWFNTLNRYRDELDPTAKKKIPWQQYTNYDQFGLRNRSNDYIFNSYHFDKRPDEVKRTVREIENTGEIKAPLITVFGTWDAVLFPDVHAYPYEKLVKNKGNNDYRLYMIEKGAHSDALVRSEYDIQKDRQPLAPYVHQSFDLVVEWVENSAKPPRSQKIATPQNRLKVESIQSGKEIEPY; encoded by the coding sequence ATGAAAAGAACTCACTTTAAAAAGTTTTTTATAGCTAGTACAGCTGCTTGTTGTTTTTTTTGTATATCTGAAAGTACAAAAGCACAAAGAGTTATCGATGGAGCTCATAGTGTTACAGTAGAACAATTCAACGGAGAAAATGGGAACTGGCTTACAACAAAGAATCCTGAACAGCTTCAAAAAGCAGGAGGATTATCAGGCGCCACATTATGGGGAGAGAAAGAAGATAAGACAGGGTTTTATCGCTACTACAGTCCAAAAGAGGTGAAAGGAAAAGAAATTCGGGGAACGTTTGAAGACGCTCGTTTTGTTATTCGAGTTCCTAGAGACTGGAATGGAAAGCTTGTTGTTTCAGCTCCAGGAGGAAATGCGAGTGAAATGTCTAATGATCTTCTCTTCAGTGATTACGTATTAGAAAAAGGATATGCATATGCTTCAACAGATAAAGGAACATTTGGTGGAGACAATGCGCTTGTTTCAAAAGACGACTCTCTAGCAGAATGGCATATGAGATTTCGGCAATTAACGAAAGCCGCTCAGTCGTATTTATCAGTGCATTATAAAAGTAAACTTATCGCTCCTGAATCTGAAGGAGCAGGGAAACTTGTTTCATTAAAGCATCCTATTCCAACATATGCTGTTGGTTACTCTAATGGTGGATATGTTGTACGCTATGCTCTTGAGCATGATAATGAAAAAACTCCTCTCTTTGATGGTGGAGTTGATATGGCAGGAGTGCTATGGAGAGCAAATGAACCCAACTTAATTACCTCTTATACACAAATTGTTCAACATGCAGGAGTTGCTCTTTACGGGGAAGGCAAGAAGAAAGAAAAAGCCATTGAAGAGATGTATGAAGCAGGTCTTCCTAAAGGAACAGAAAACTACTGGTTTTATTCAGATCAGCATAAATGGTTCAATACGTTAAATAGATATCGAGATGAGCTAGATCCAACAGCCAAGAAAAAAATACCGTGGCAACAGTATACGAACTATGATCAGTTTGGGCTGCGCAACAGGTCCAATGACTATATTTTTAACAGTTATCATTTTGATAAAAGACCAGACGAGGTGAAAAGAACAGTGAGAGAAATTGAGAATACAGGCGAAATTAAAGCCCCGCTTATTACTGTCTTTGGAACATGGGACGCTGTTTTATTCCCTGATGTTCATGCCTATCCGTATGAAAAGCTTGTTAAAAACAAGGGAAACAATGATTATCGTCTTTATATGATTGAAAAAGGTGCGCATTCTGATGCTCTTGTACGTAGTGAATATGACATTCAAAAAGATAGACAGCCACTCGCCCCTTATGTTCATCAGAGCTTTGACCTTGTTGTTGAGTGGGTAGAGAACAGCGCAAAGCCACCAAGAAGCCAAAAAATTGCTACCCCACAAAATAGACTCAAAGTAGAAAGCATTCAAAGTGGAAAGGAAATAGAACCTTATTAG